A DNA window from Desulfonatronovibrio magnus contains the following coding sequences:
- a CDS encoding MlaE family ABC transporter permease has translation MKTLLMSVSFISRLGRGVLDSLQTYIQAWSILISAGAAFFRLSFFNRAVAHVFFREVFHTAYRSIPATVLAALIIGAIVVTYLISFLTRFGAYEFVGEFIVIINLHEIGPIVCTLIVLFKAGSRVVSDVALMKVNKELNTLNYLNIHPDRYLLMPIVLAFAFAGPCLTMIFGMVSMLGGFLILGYLHDLTFASYIVLLSAAMDLETFFVAFFKPLLMCMAVASICIQKGMSVNHSLTEIPIRLIQGLMHVIGLMIVIELIFALGYLW, from the coding sequence ATGAAGACTTTATTGATGAGCGTCAGTTTTATTTCCAGGCTGGGTCGTGGTGTTCTGGACAGCCTTCAGACATATATTCAGGCATGGTCGATCCTGATCAGTGCAGGCGCAGCCTTTTTCAGACTATCGTTTTTCAACAGGGCTGTGGCCCATGTTTTTTTCAGGGAGGTGTTCCATACCGCCTACAGATCCATCCCGGCAACTGTGCTTGCAGCCCTGATCATCGGGGCCATAGTGGTTACCTATCTGATATCTTTTCTGACCCGGTTCGGGGCCTATGAGTTCGTGGGTGAGTTCATCGTCATCATCAATCTGCACGAAATAGGCCCGATAGTCTGTACCTTGATTGTTCTTTTCAAAGCTGGCTCCAGGGTAGTTTCAGACGTTGCTCTGATGAAAGTCAACAAAGAACTGAACACCCTGAACTATCTGAATATTCACCCTGACCGGTACTTGTTGATGCCCATAGTCCTGGCTTTTGCCTTTGCCGGGCCATGTCTGACCATGATTTTCGGAATGGTGTCCATGCTCGGAGGATTTCTGATTCTCGGGTACCTGCACGATCTTACTTTTGCCAGCTATATTGTACTGTTAAGCGCGGCCATGGACCTGGAAACTTTTTTTGTGGCCTTTTTCAAGCCGCTTCTTATGTGCATGGCAGTCGCATCCATCTGTATCCAAAAGGGCATGAGCGTTAATCATTCATTGACCGAGATACCGATCAGACTTATTCAGGGGCTTATGCATGTCATAGGACTAATGATCGTTATTGAACTGATCTTTGCTTTGGGATACCTATGGTAG
- a CDS encoding MlaD family protein: MEGNGYKNIEFKAGLLVILFLVALVSVFIYIGLQKELFAERVTYYVISDTGEKIEPGIPVRLSGFRIGQVENVTLDAVDFVTIEIRILKRYQRWMVEDAEIILDQEGIIGKPYLKLLPGSDDAQVLEANSRIRLDKIGGLTELIEQAQPVIDDLKAIVSNIKDITDQLLAGHGQVQTILANLEQATTRINHSEGLIHYLVEDPNPVQKLDSILSRVDEMMLTIDSLLESGLVVVDGIQPLEEELLGITRDARELVIEFKGIREDLSPIIVNVSEFTFELKRAGKDLHKLRQEGEYTMRLGTELMYRLSETWPLSRPERDLDLDYPLP; encoded by the coding sequence ATGGAAGGAAACGGCTATAAAAACATAGAGTTCAAGGCGGGCCTGTTGGTTATTCTGTTCCTGGTTGCGCTGGTTTCAGTGTTTATCTACATCGGCCTGCAAAAGGAACTTTTTGCCGAAAGAGTGACCTATTACGTAATCAGTGATACAGGTGAAAAAATTGAGCCGGGTATTCCAGTGCGGCTTTCCGGTTTCAGAATAGGCCAGGTTGAGAATGTTACCCTGGATGCTGTGGACTTTGTGACCATTGAAATAAGGATACTTAAGAGATACCAGCGCTGGATGGTGGAAGACGCCGAGATCATCCTCGATCAGGAAGGGATTATCGGCAAGCCTTATCTTAAGCTCTTGCCCGGAAGTGATGACGCCCAAGTACTTGAGGCCAATAGCCGGATCAGGTTGGACAAGATTGGAGGATTGACTGAGCTTATTGAGCAGGCCCAGCCGGTCATAGACGATTTAAAGGCCATTGTTTCCAATATCAAGGACATTACTGATCAATTGCTGGCCGGGCACGGCCAGGTTCAGACCATCCTGGCCAACCTCGAACAGGCTACAACCAGGATCAATCATAGTGAAGGCCTGATTCACTATCTGGTTGAAGACCCGAATCCAGTGCAGAAATTGGACAGCATCCTGTCCAGAGTGGATGAAATGATGCTCACCATAGACAGCCTGCTTGAGAGCGGGCTTGTAGTTGTGGACGGAATCCAGCCCCTGGAGGAGGAGCTTCTGGGCATCACCAGAGATGCCAGAGAACTGGTCATTGAATTCAAGGGCATCAGAGAGGATTTGAGTCCGATCATCGTCAATGTTTCAGAGTTCACCTTTGAATTGAAAAGGGCAGGAAAAGACCTGCACAAACTCAGGCAGGAAGGTGAGTACACCATGAGACTGGGTACGGAGCTTATGTATCGTTTATCAGAAACCTGGCCTCTGTCCAGGCCGGAAAGAGATCTGGACCTTGATTATCCACTGCCCTAA
- a CDS encoding phospholipase D family protein produces the protein MLRPGSDRLSYSHLLAPPPDYYTDFALGTTYSLDLEAMLGIPMALFMSEELGSSATQNPVAVLEGLRRSTDNLAIFCEPGQIKIPHKNNTVYSLVESSVFQVHLPRGRSFHPKVWVIRYAGPQKDPIYRIIVLSRNLTFDRSWDMAVCLDGKKGDEPTEKNSPLQDFIGFLIQHINSRKKRRRIKNIQEEIGQVYFDPQIQQVADFQFCPLGIDGHDKKSSSLFQSYKDLVIISPFLSKTPVKEFDSLALSNSSRTLITRRAELPKLLPEHFESFQVYVMKELVAEGEEGLSEDELQAEVPQNQDIHAKFYARSKGSNHALYFGSANCTQRAFDANVEFLLKLDYRKWGFKLADILEDIFGKDDKDNPFEKIESIPQGDFSDDDPADELQRAIKELCRGKMRAHVISGEHQNFNIQIELERIPDKVCFTVSSLAGEQQVKLEKTTVIQNIRLEHLSEFYKISASKNDLTVRRIIKIPTGNIPPERDKAVFKTIIKDRQAFLKYLSFLLSDSILLTSMEQFDADRLKTGKWKMQPVQNPVLYEHLLRTVAREPERLKEIEKVLRFIDDPEIVPEEFNALFDKCRKASKRVKR, from the coding sequence ATGCTCAGGCCGGGTAGTGATCGACTGAGTTACAGCCACCTTCTGGCTCCACCTCCGGATTATTATACAGACTTTGCTCTGGGTACAACCTACAGTCTGGATCTGGAAGCCATGCTCGGGATTCCCATGGCCCTGTTCATGTCCGAGGAACTTGGCAGCAGTGCAACCCAGAATCCTGTTGCAGTGCTGGAGGGCTTGCGCCGTAGTACCGACAACCTCGCCATTTTCTGTGAACCTGGACAAATAAAAATTCCTCACAAGAACAACACGGTTTATTCTCTGGTGGAGAGCTCTGTTTTTCAGGTTCATCTGCCCAGGGGCAGATCTTTTCATCCCAAGGTGTGGGTGATCAGGTATGCTGGTCCTCAGAAAGATCCCATTTACCGTATAATTGTGCTCAGCCGCAATCTTACCTTCGATAGAAGCTGGGACATGGCTGTCTGCCTGGATGGCAAAAAAGGTGATGAGCCAACAGAGAAAAACAGTCCCTTACAGGATTTTATAGGCTTTTTAATCCAGCACATAAATTCCAGAAAAAAACGACGAAGGATCAAAAACATTCAGGAAGAAATCGGACAGGTTTATTTTGACCCGCAAATTCAGCAAGTGGCTGATTTTCAATTTTGTCCACTGGGTATTGACGGACATGATAAAAAGTCCAGCTCTCTTTTTCAGTCCTACAAAGACCTGGTGATCATCTCGCCCTTTCTCAGTAAAACTCCTGTTAAAGAGTTTGACAGTCTGGCCCTGAGCAATTCTTCCAGGACCTTGATTACCCGGAGAGCAGAGCTGCCCAAGCTTTTACCGGAGCACTTCGAATCATTTCAGGTATACGTCATGAAAGAGCTGGTTGCCGAAGGGGAGGAGGGGCTTAGCGAAGATGAGCTCCAGGCTGAGGTCCCCCAGAATCAGGATATCCACGCCAAATTTTACGCCCGCTCCAAAGGGAGTAATCATGCCCTGTACTTTGGCTCAGCAAATTGCACGCAAAGGGCCTTTGATGCCAATGTAGAATTTCTGTTAAAGCTTGATTACCGCAAATGGGGTTTCAAACTGGCTGACATTCTTGAGGATATCTTTGGCAAGGATGACAAGGATAATCCTTTTGAAAAAATTGAATCCATTCCCCAAGGTGATTTCTCAGATGATGACCCTGCTGATGAACTGCAGAGGGCAATCAAAGAGCTTTGCCGTGGAAAAATGCGGGCTCACGTAATTTCCGGGGAGCACCAGAATTTTAACATTCAGATTGAGCTGGAGAGAATACCTGATAAAGTATGCTTCACCGTTTCCTCTCTGGCGGGTGAACAGCAGGTAAAGCTGGAAAAAACTACTGTTATTCAAAATATCAGGCTGGAGCATCTAAGCGAATTTTACAAAATATCAGCATCAAAAAATGATTTGACTGTCAGGAGGATAATAAAAATACCCACCGGAAATATTCCACCTGAAAGGGACAAGGCCGTATTCAAGACCATAATCAAGGACAGGCAGGCTTTTTTGAAATACCTGTCATTTCTGCTTTCTGACAGCATCCTGCTTACTTCTATGGAACAGTTTGATGCAGACAGGCTGAAAACAGGAAAGTGGAAGATGCAGCCGGTCCAGAATCCTGTACTGTACGAACATCTGCTGCGCACGGTGGCCCGTGAACCAGAGAGGCTAAAGGAGATAGAAAAAGTTTTGAGGTTCATTGATGACCCGGAAATAGTGCCCGAGGAATTCAATGCTTTATTTGACAAATGCAGGAAAGCATCCAAGAGGGTGAAGAGATGA
- a CDS encoding AbrB/MazE/SpoVT family DNA-binding domain-containing protein, translating to MSEAVLGIKKWGNSLGVRLPSAVVKAAGLRLDQHVSVRVEDQQVIISPLPENEFSLEQRLALFDPERHRGEAMALPAIGAERW from the coding sequence ATGTCTGAAGCTGTTTTGGGAATCAAAAAATGGGGCAACAGTCTGGGAGTACGACTGCCTTCCGCCGTGGTCAAGGCAGCTGGTCTGCGGCTGGATCAGCATGTATCCGTGCGGGTGGAAGATCAGCAGGTAATCATATCCCCGTTGCCGGAAAACGAGTTCAGCCTTGAACAGCGTCTGGCCCTGTTCGACCCTGAACGTCACCGGGGGGAAGCCATGGCCCTGCCGGCAATCGGTGCGGAACGGTGGTAG
- a CDS encoding ATP-binding protein, with translation MQLPDFKRYKTNTLISRLQESRPLIQVVLGPRQTGKSTAVLQACREWQGPTVYVSADAPAPPGRDWIEQSWNTARLKSSAEQKPTLLVLDEIQKVSRWSDQIKKLWDMNRYEDKYLHLVLCGSSSLQIQSGLTESLAGRFELLRMPHWSFQEMKQCFGWDLKTYILYGGYPGAASLIREWQRWADYVQQSLVETAIGKDILLLHRVEKPALLRQLYALCCDYAGQVVSYQKLLGQLHDAGNTTTLAHYQYLLEGAWLLKGLQKWHGTKIRTRASSPKWMPRNSALVTSQSGMDPEDWLTDSRRWGRLVEVAVGAHVINQGEDLDIHVYYWRDRNKEVDFVLRKGNRLAALEVKTSIMGRTHSGLGSFLKRRPETRVWVIGPDGLDLTDFFRCDLRSLFV, from the coding sequence ATGCAACTTCCTGATTTCAAAAGATATAAAACAAACACACTAATCAGCCGCCTTCAGGAAAGCAGGCCATTGATCCAGGTGGTTCTCGGGCCCAGACAGACAGGCAAAAGCACGGCAGTTTTGCAGGCCTGCCGGGAATGGCAGGGTCCCACAGTCTATGTCTCGGCTGATGCTCCCGCTCCTCCCGGCAGGGATTGGATCGAGCAGTCCTGGAATACAGCCCGCCTGAAGTCTTCTGCTGAACAGAAGCCGACTTTGCTGGTCCTGGACGAAATCCAGAAAGTTTCGCGCTGGTCGGATCAGATCAAAAAGCTTTGGGATATGAACAGATATGAGGATAAATACCTCCATCTAGTCCTGTGCGGCTCCTCTTCCCTGCAGATTCAATCCGGGTTGACTGAAAGCCTGGCCGGCCGGTTTGAACTGTTGCGCATGCCTCACTGGTCGTTTCAGGAAATGAAGCAATGCTTTGGCTGGGACTTGAAGACTTATATCCTGTATGGCGGATATCCAGGCGCAGCTTCCCTGATCCGGGAATGGCAGCGCTGGGCTGATTATGTTCAGCAGTCCCTGGTGGAGACAGCCATTGGCAAGGATATTCTTCTTCTGCACCGGGTTGAGAAACCCGCCCTCCTGCGCCAGCTGTATGCTCTGTGCTGTGATTACGCCGGTCAGGTAGTATCTTATCAAAAATTACTCGGACAGCTGCATGATGCCGGCAATACCACCACTCTGGCCCATTATCAGTATTTACTGGAAGGGGCCTGGCTGCTCAAGGGACTGCAGAAATGGCACGGGACTAAAATCAGAACCAGGGCTTCCAGCCCCAAATGGATGCCCAGGAATTCCGCGCTGGTTACCTCGCAATCCGGCATGGATCCCGAAGACTGGCTGACCGACAGCAGACGCTGGGGACGACTGGTGGAAGTCGCTGTTGGCGCTCATGTCATCAACCAGGGCGAAGACCTGGATATTCATGTATATTATTGGCGCGACAGAAATAAAGAGGTGGACTTTGTGCTCAGGAAGGGAAACAGGCTGGCAGCTCTGGAGGTAAAGACTTCAATTATGGGCCGCACACATTCCGGCCTGGGCAGTTTTTTAAAACGCCGGCCTGAGACCAGGGTCTGGGTCATCGGCCCGGACGGGCTGGATTTGACTGATTTCTTCAGGTGTGACCTCAGATCACTTTTTGTTTAG
- a CDS encoding toxin-antitoxin system TumE family protein: MQECPYILESTLVKDQRSLYIGFIEGKITFINDSSLYFIEFVNVMTGINIYKYSYHYQDSKENLIFRYDMAPHHSNIKTYPHHKHIQDNLVVESIQPSLSLVLNEIEDMITR, from the coding sequence GTGCAAGAATGTCCGTACATCCTTGAAAGTACGTTGGTTAAAGATCAACGTTCTCTGTATATTGGGTTTATAGAAGGCAAAATAACTTTTATTAATGATTCATCTCTTTATTTTATAGAATTTGTTAACGTCATGACCGGAATAAATATTTACAAGTATTCTTATCATTATCAAGACAGCAAGGAAAATTTGATTTTTCGATATGATATGGCCCCTCATCACTCAAATATCAAGACATATCCTCACCACAAACATATCCAAGACAATTTGGTCGTTGAGTCGATACAACCTTCCCTGTCCCTGGTTCTGAATGAAATAGAGGACATGATTACACGATGA
- a CDS encoding type II toxin-antitoxin system PemK/MazF family toxin, with the protein MEPSGTSVQEKSWTPRRQDIIWIDCNPQVGREMRDVHPFLVLSPRVFNARTSLVIGLPMTTAEYNADNPFAVAVGSAARRKGSKTSYILCHQPKSFDWRLCGAKPHPLGKLKNPLFRDACLRLNQIIQLNM; encoded by the coding sequence ATGGAGCCTTCTGGGACAAGCGTCCAGGAAAAATCATGGACGCCACGGAGGCAGGACATCATCTGGATTGACTGCAATCCCCAGGTAGGACGGGAAATGCGCGATGTGCATCCCTTCCTTGTCCTTTCTCCCAGGGTTTTTAACGCCAGGACCTCCCTGGTCATTGGCCTGCCCATGACTACGGCTGAATACAACGCCGACAATCCATTTGCCGTTGCCGTTGGTAGTGCTGCACGGCGCAAAGGGAGTAAAACAAGCTATATCCTGTGTCATCAGCCCAAATCATTCGACTGGCGATTGTGCGGGGCGAAACCACATCCCCTGGGAAAATTGAAGAATCCGCTATTTCGTGATGCCTGCCTGCGCCTGAACCAGATCATCCAGTTGAACATGTGA
- a CDS encoding helicase-related protein, with protein sequence MIDLAVRENAVLAGLKDFQLATVNRVEQLFTDGFHRVLVADEVGLGKTLVAKGVVARMARKYYEQAKKDEFEKLKNNLFKVVYVCSNQSIAGQNLKKLKVHENVKIDGLSDTRLSMQHLKIYEHLYDEEVSQSYLQLIPLTPGTSFSMTGGCGSVRERALIFAVIKSIPFFKQYLAPLEELMVSYATVSWGWVRNFFEAQVAGCDRKSQGQYLSYMVREVQERLCNDPSFREEAEQVLEAISLYGYRSVPKANDLILRLRKTMAEISLERMDADLVIMDEFQRFPELLRSEEDNEATMLARKFFNPAGSDKKDMKVLLLSATPYKLYSTLEEIQENQKDEHYEEFMQVLEFLFENQPLQMNNFKTAWKNYSVSLKEFLHRDSAAIITQKQQAEEVLYNGICRTERLKVPGAIDLVDSKDNNHLQVHEDDILAYADMDRVLEELELRGTMPVEYIKSAPLIMSFMQNYKVKHDIQEEMKAKPEKLPLLNSPRLWINKNKVAGYKPLNIHHARFEKLKETVLSGEAARLLWVPPSLPYYELGGPFRNQENFSKTLVFSAWEMVPRAVSTLISYEAERLTVGTLIKKTPGQQSERRSYFPDSKNKRFPPPRVTFSVKDNEPANMNYLCLLHPSVTLASMYDPIEAMNRDMSIKDILREVQDKIKGHLDVFRHYVRREGQRQDERWYYMAPLLMGRSQPRIQEWFKNPVLQSVDEDHDGVVGQEEDSYALSLHLERLKNLYQDPEQVELGLMPEDLARVLTNMAIASPAICALRMLGPDTPRAVGLSWQLAKTIVDRFNTQEAIAMVDLSYGKAGEGVHWKNILRYCLDGNLQAVLDEYAHMLLDGHDMQHCSPEELEKRNQALVRDMIRTLKTHTASYNVDTYPAFRHRVKNYDRIDLKKKQIRMRSSYAVGFYDMKDEGKSGQRKENIRLSFNSPFRPFVLTTTSIGQEGLDFHYYCRKIFHWNLPGNPIDLEQREGRINRYKCHAIRQNIAFKYGKNRFYKDVWQEMFDHALLQEKSSQTSDLVPFWRLTGQDTYNPACNIERIVPLYPLSRDSARYERLIKILSLYRLSLGQTRQEELIEYLFENGVSQEEVEQLFMNLSPYFKGLSLHSVCNESGSDLVKSLNSQIKYLKKN encoded by the coding sequence ATGATTGATCTGGCAGTCAGGGAAAATGCAGTGCTTGCCGGTCTTAAGGATTTTCAGCTGGCAACCGTCAACAGGGTAGAACAACTTTTTACAGATGGTTTCCATCGTGTACTGGTGGCTGATGAAGTGGGGTTGGGAAAGACACTGGTAGCCAAGGGTGTGGTCGCCAGAATGGCCAGGAAGTACTATGAGCAGGCAAAAAAAGATGAATTTGAAAAACTGAAAAATAACCTGTTTAAAGTAGTCTACGTCTGTTCCAACCAGAGCATTGCCGGTCAGAACCTTAAGAAGCTCAAGGTCCATGAAAATGTAAAAATTGACGGACTCTCAGATACCAGGCTGTCCATGCAGCATTTAAAAATTTATGAGCACTTGTACGATGAAGAGGTCAGCCAGAGCTATCTGCAGCTTATCCCCCTGACACCGGGAACCTCTTTTTCCATGACTGGTGGATGCGGCAGTGTGCGTGAACGGGCGCTTATCTTTGCTGTCATAAAGAGTATTCCCTTTTTTAAGCAATATCTGGCCCCCCTGGAAGAGCTCATGGTCTCCTATGCTACTGTAAGCTGGGGTTGGGTACGTAATTTTTTTGAAGCACAGGTGGCCGGCTGTGACCGTAAAAGTCAGGGACAATATTTGAGTTACATGGTTCGTGAAGTTCAGGAGAGGCTATGCAATGACCCGTCTTTTCGTGAAGAGGCCGAACAAGTTCTGGAAGCCATCAGCCTTTATGGTTACCGGTCAGTTCCAAAGGCAAATGATCTTATACTCCGGTTAAGAAAAACAATGGCTGAAATCAGCCTGGAACGGATGGACGCTGACCTGGTTATCATGGATGAGTTTCAAAGGTTTCCTGAGCTGTTAAGATCTGAAGAAGACAACGAAGCAACCATGCTGGCCAGAAAATTCTTCAACCCAGCAGGCAGTGATAAAAAAGATATGAAAGTTCTTCTTTTGTCTGCAACTCCCTATAAACTTTATTCCACCTTGGAAGAAATTCAGGAAAATCAAAAAGATGAGCATTATGAAGAGTTCATGCAGGTGCTAGAGTTTCTGTTTGAAAACCAGCCGTTGCAGATGAACAATTTCAAGACCGCCTGGAAAAACTACTCCGTAAGCCTGAAAGAGTTCTTGCACAGGGATTCAGCAGCAATCATCACTCAGAAACAGCAGGCAGAGGAAGTCTTGTATAACGGGATTTGCCGGACTGAACGGTTAAAGGTTCCGGGTGCTATAGATCTTGTGGATTCAAAAGACAATAACCACTTGCAGGTTCATGAAGACGACATCCTGGCTTATGCAGACATGGATAGAGTGCTTGAAGAACTGGAACTCAGGGGAACAATGCCGGTGGAGTACATCAAGTCAGCCCCCCTGATTATGTCCTTCATGCAGAACTATAAGGTCAAGCATGATATACAGGAAGAAATGAAGGCCAAGCCTGAAAAGCTTCCCCTTTTAAACAGTCCACGTCTCTGGATCAACAAAAACAAAGTGGCCGGGTACAAGCCTTTGAACATACATCATGCCCGGTTTGAAAAGCTCAAAGAAACAGTACTTTCCGGAGAAGCAGCCAGGCTTCTTTGGGTCCCCCCATCCCTGCCATATTATGAGCTGGGAGGTCCATTCCGCAACCAGGAAAACTTTTCCAAGACACTGGTTTTTTCTGCCTGGGAGATGGTTCCCAGGGCTGTCTCAACCCTGATTTCCTATGAAGCCGAACGCTTGACAGTGGGAACACTCATTAAAAAAACACCTGGTCAGCAATCAGAGAGGCGCAGCTACTTTCCTGATTCCAAAAACAAAAGGTTTCCTCCTCCAAGAGTAACTTTTTCAGTGAAGGACAATGAGCCGGCCAACATGAACTATCTTTGTCTGCTGCATCCATCTGTTACCCTGGCATCAATGTATGATCCCATAGAGGCTATGAACAGAGACATGTCCATTAAAGACATCCTCAGAGAAGTGCAGGACAAGATAAAAGGACATCTGGACGTTTTCAGGCATTATGTCAGAAGAGAGGGCCAGCGCCAGGATGAACGCTGGTATTACATGGCCCCGCTTTTAATGGGTAGAAGCCAGCCAAGGATTCAGGAGTGGTTCAAAAACCCTGTTCTGCAAAGCGTTGATGAAGATCATGACGGGGTTGTGGGCCAGGAAGAGGACAGTTATGCCCTGTCTCTTCATCTTGAGCGACTGAAAAATCTTTACCAGGATCCAGAGCAGGTAGAACTGGGCTTAATGCCTGAAGATCTTGCCCGGGTGCTGACCAATATGGCTATAGCCTCACCGGCAATCTGCGCCCTGAGAATGCTTGGTCCTGACACTCCGAGAGCTGTCGGGCTTTCATGGCAGCTGGCCAAAACCATTGTTGATCGGTTCAATACCCAGGAGGCCATTGCCATGGTTGATTTATCTTATGGCAAGGCAGGTGAGGGGGTACACTGGAAAAATATTCTGCGCTACTGCCTTGATGGCAATCTCCAGGCTGTGCTGGATGAATATGCGCATATGCTTCTTGATGGCCATGATATGCAGCATTGTTCACCGGAAGAATTGGAAAAGAGAAATCAGGCCCTGGTCCGGGACATGATCAGGACTCTCAAAACTCATACAGCAAGCTATAATGTTGATACTTATCCTGCATTCCGCCACAGGGTGAAAAACTATGACCGCATAGATTTAAAAAAGAAACAGATTCGAATGCGCTCCAGCTATGCGGTTGGCTTTTATGACATGAAAGATGAAGGCAAAAGCGGGCAGCGTAAAGAAAATATTCGTTTGAGCTTCAACTCTCCTTTCAGGCCATTTGTACTGACCACTACCTCTATTGGTCAAGAAGGGCTGGATTTTCACTATTACTGTCGAAAGATATTTCACTGGAACCTTCCAGGCAACCCTATAGACCTGGAGCAAAGGGAAGGACGTATAAACCGTTATAAGTGTCATGCAATACGGCAGAATATTGCTTTTAAATACGGCAAAAACCGGTTTTACAAGGATGTCTGGCAGGAAATGTTTGACCATGCCCTGCTTCAGGAAAAAAGCAGCCAAACCAGTGACCTGGTGCCGTTCTGGCGCCTTACCGGCCAGGATACCTACAATCCGGCATGCAATATTGAGCGCATCGTTCCACTATATCCTTTGAGCAGGGACAGTGCCAGATATGAAAGATTGATCAAAATTCTTTCTTTGTACCGCTTGAGTCTGGGACAGACCAGGCAGGAAGAACTTATTGAATATCTTTTTGAAAATGGAGTCAGCCAGGAAGAGGTTGAGCAACTGTTCATGAACCTAAGCCCGTATTTTAAAGGCCTTTCCCTTCATTCGGTTTGTAATGAATCTGGCTCGGACCTGGTCAAATCATTGAATAGTCAAATAAAATATCTCAAAAAAAACTGA
- a CDS encoding type II toxin-antitoxin system RelE/ParE family toxin: protein MKSIEFYRSVSGNCPVEDHLDNLTDAQVMKVTWVLKLIQEIDRVPSKYFKKLVNTDDIWEVRIDVGKNTFRLLGFFFGNELIILTNSFQKKSQKTPKKEIELAEKRKKEYFSRRGKANG, encoded by the coding sequence ATGAAAAGCATTGAATTCTATCGTTCAGTGTCTGGGAATTGCCCTGTTGAAGATCATCTGGATAACCTGACAGATGCGCAAGTTATGAAAGTGACATGGGTATTGAAATTAATCCAAGAAATTGACCGTGTTCCATCTAAGTATTTTAAAAAACTGGTAAATACGGATGATATTTGGGAAGTTCGTATTGATGTTGGAAAAAACACTTTTCGTTTGCTTGGCTTCTTCTTTGGAAACGAGTTGATAATTTTGACAAACTCATTCCAAAAGAAAAGCCAAAAAACGCCTAAAAAGGAAATTGAATTAGCAGAAAAGCGTAAGAAAGAATATTTTAGCAGGAGGGGGAAGGCTAATGGATGA
- a CDS encoding helix-turn-helix domain-containing protein, producing the protein MDDLDKYIEKRKKKSPSFGENFDKGYEQFKIGVLLKQARLEAGLTQEQVASILNTKKSAISRIENHAEDIRLSTLVNYAQAVGKNLHLKVA; encoded by the coding sequence ATGGATGATTTAGATAAATATATTGAGAAAAGAAAAAAGAAAAGCCCCAGTTTTGGAGAGAACTTTGATAAAGGATATGAGCAATTTAAGATTGGTGTCCTCTTGAAGCAGGCACGTCTTGAAGCAGGACTCACTCAAGAACAGGTTGCCTCTATATTAAATACCAAAAAATCAGCTATTTCTAGAATTGAAAATCATGCTGAGGATATCCGGCTTTCAACTTTAGTGAATTATGCTCAAGCAGTAGGGAAAAATCTTCATCTAAAAGTAGCCTGA